A region from the Lolium perenne isolate Kyuss_39 chromosome 4, Kyuss_2.0, whole genome shotgun sequence genome encodes:
- the LOC139830181 gene encoding uncharacterized protein — protein sequence MEEFDNVDLSDSFSSDDSNIEHMLQEDDSETIILILAVKELEDRASLLNRRRGSVMGRKYIQRNRALGHASLMDDYFAEIPTYPAHLFRRWYRMRRSLFVKIVEACEANSAYFKQRRKIGDEMGFSAYQKISAGMRVITYGVPADYIDGNFDFHILVELSFYNL from the exons ATGGAGGAGTTCGACAACGTTGATTTGTCTGATTCGTTCTCCTCGGACGATTCCAACATCGAGCATATGCTCCAGGAGGACGATAGCGAGACCATCATCCTCATCCTCGCCGTCAAGGAGCTGGAGGACCGTGCGAGCCTGCTGAATCGGAGGCGCGGCTCGGTGATGGGCCGCAAATACATCCAGCGGAACCGTGCCCTTGGCCACGCCAGTCTCATGGACGACTACTTCGCGGAGATACCTACCTATCCGGCTCATCTATTCCGTAGGTGGTACCGTATGCGGCGTAGTTTGTTTGTGAAAATTGTCGAGGCTTGCGAAGCAAATTCAGCTTACTTCAAGCAACGTAGAAAGATTGGCGACGAGATGGGTTTTAGCGCCTATCAAAAAATCTCGGCTGGTATGAGGGTGATTACATATGGCGTCCCTGCAGATTACATCGATGG GAATTTTGATTTCCATATCCTGGTAGAATTGAGCTTTTATAACTTGTAG
- the LOC127295677 gene encoding uncharacterized protein isoform X2 — protein sequence MAMRVDSAILAVVVTFLIPLRLLSFVVRLNTSGSAGDLRRSCTAFAIAAALLAVIFGLPRDHVGQTGHCVASVTNTGEDGMGLEVRLEIEQLKLQLNRLESLWENNSKASDGKGHGSDEGGEVVKAMELDIQALIKEQENIKAMLVKMHTEWENNSKASGDKGHVSEEDVGVVKAMGLDIQALSKEQENIKAMLLKMHTEWENNSKASGDKGHVSEEDVGVVKVMGLDIQALIKEQENIKAMLVKMHTEWENNSKASGDKGHVSEEDVEVVKAMGLDIQALIKEQENIKELLWTSDSTIKSVTNEVQILAAESRKMNSDVYNIWSLANDTEKTVEALHSDVKKVQVLTDESRKLGSSIRQVWSLAKDTGKKVETLYADIEKVQIVSDMSRKMESNMHKMWSYAKKTEKRVEDLYSDVKKGFKKNGPKIPFWTN from the exons ATGGCCATGAGGGTCGACTCGGccatcctcgccgtcgtcgtcACCTTCCTCATCCCCCTCCGCCTGCTCTCCTTCGTTGTCCGCCTGAACACCTCCGGTAGCGCCGGCGACCTCCGCCGATCCTGCACCGCCTTCGCCATCGCGGCCGCGCTCCTCGCCGTCATCTTCGGCCTTCCCCGAGACCACGTCGGTCAGACGGGGCACTGCGTCGCATCCGTTACCAACACTGGGGAGGATGGTATGGGCCTAGAGGTTCGGCTGGAGATCGAGCAGCTGAAGCTCCAGCTCAACCGATTGG AATCACTCTGGGAGAACAATTCGAAAGCATCGGATGGTAAAGGTCATGGTTCAGATGAAGGTGGCGAGGTTGTGAAAGCGATGGAACTGGACATTCAGGCTCTGATCAAGGAGCAAGAAAACATCAAG GCCATGCTAGTGAAAATGCATACAGAATGGGAAAACAATTCAAAAGCATCGGGTGACAAAGGTCATGTTTCAGAGGAAGATGTTGGGGTTGTGAAAGCGATGGGACTAGACATTCAGGCTCTGAGCAAGGAACAAGAAAACATCAAG GCCATGCTACTGAAAATGCATACAGAATGGGAAAACAATTCAAAAGCATCGGGTGACAAAGGTCATGTTTCAGAGGAAGATGTCGGGGTTGTGAAAGTTATGGGACTAGACATTCAGGCTCTGATCAAGGAACAAGAAAACATCAAG GCCATGCTAGTGAAAATGCATACAGAATGGGAAAACAATTCAAAAGCATCGGGTGACAAAGGTCATGTTTCAGAGGAAGATGTTGAGGTTGTGAAAGCGATGGGACTAGACATTCAGGCTCTAATCAAGGAACAAGAAAACATCAAG GAATTATTATGGACTTCTGACAGTACTATCAAGTCAGTCACAAATGAG GTTCAAATTCTTGCGGCGGAATCAAGAAAGATGAACTCTGATGTATACAATATATGGTCATTGGCCAACGATACAGAGAAAACTGTTGAAGCTCTACATTCAGATGTCAAAAAG GTTCAGGTTCTAACAGATGAATCAAGAAAGCTGGGCTCTAGTATTCGCCAGGTATGGTCATTGGCAAAGGATACTGGAAAGAAGGTTGAAACTCTATATGCAGATATTGAAAAG GTTCAAATTGTAAGTGATATGTCAAGAAAGATGGAGTCTAATATGCATAAAATGTGGTCTTATGCAAAGAAGACAGAGAAGAGGGTTGAAGACCTATATTCAGATGTCAAGAAG GGTTTCAAGAAGAATGGACCGAAAATTCCTTTCTGGACGAACTGA
- the LOC127295674 gene encoding uncharacterized protein gives MAAADYDRAYRPYTAPPPSSAAVADYDRPYRNEIVPYGDRRLDLVVKPPPARSPPPPLPVTKSGGGGGGIGSAWCFSDPEVKRRRRVASYKAYSVEGKVKASFRRGFRWIKDKCTGFIHG, from the exons ATGGCCGCCGCCGACTACGACCGCGCCTACCGCCCCTACACggcgccgccgccctcctccgcCGCGGTCGCCGACTACGACCGCCCCTACCGCAACGAGATCGTGCCCTACGGCGACCGCCGCCTCGACCTCGTCGTCAAGCCGCCGCCCGCCaggtccccgccgccgccgctgccggtcACCAAgagcggcggcgggggcggcggcaTCGGCTCCGCCTGGTGCTTCAGCGACCCGGAGGtcaagcggcggcggcgggtggccAGCTACAAGGCCTACTCGGTCGAGGGGAAAGTCAAGGCCTCCTTCCGCAGGGGGTTCCGCTGGATCAAGGACAAGTGCACCGGCTTCATCCATGGCTG A
- the LOC127295677 gene encoding uncharacterized protein isoform X1, which translates to MAMRVDSAILAVVVTFLIPLRLLSFVVRLNTSGSAGDLRRSCTAFAIAAALLAVIFGLPRDHVGQTGHCVASVTNTGEDGMGLEVRLEIEQLKLQLNRLESLWENNSKASDGKGHGSDEGGEVVKAMELDIQALIKEQENIKAMLVKMHTEWENNSKASGDKGHVSEEDVGVVKAMGLDIQALSKEQENIKAMLLKMHTEWENNSKASGDKGHVSEEDVGVVKVMGLDIQALIKEQENIKAMLVKMHTEWENNSKASGDKGHVSEEDVEVVKAMGLDIQALIKEQENIKELLWTSDSTIKSVTNEVQILAAESRKMNSDVYNIWSLANDTEKTVEALHSDVKKQVQVLTDESRKLGSSIRQVWSLAKDTGKKVETLYADIEKVQIVSDMSRKMESNMHKMWSYAKKTEKRVEDLYSDVKKGFKKNGPKIPFWTN; encoded by the exons ATGGCCATGAGGGTCGACTCGGccatcctcgccgtcgtcgtcACCTTCCTCATCCCCCTCCGCCTGCTCTCCTTCGTTGTCCGCCTGAACACCTCCGGTAGCGCCGGCGACCTCCGCCGATCCTGCACCGCCTTCGCCATCGCGGCCGCGCTCCTCGCCGTCATCTTCGGCCTTCCCCGAGACCACGTCGGTCAGACGGGGCACTGCGTCGCATCCGTTACCAACACTGGGGAGGATGGTATGGGCCTAGAGGTTCGGCTGGAGATCGAGCAGCTGAAGCTCCAGCTCAACCGATTGG AATCACTCTGGGAGAACAATTCGAAAGCATCGGATGGTAAAGGTCATGGTTCAGATGAAGGTGGCGAGGTTGTGAAAGCGATGGAACTGGACATTCAGGCTCTGATCAAGGAGCAAGAAAACATCAAG GCCATGCTAGTGAAAATGCATACAGAATGGGAAAACAATTCAAAAGCATCGGGTGACAAAGGTCATGTTTCAGAGGAAGATGTTGGGGTTGTGAAAGCGATGGGACTAGACATTCAGGCTCTGAGCAAGGAACAAGAAAACATCAAG GCCATGCTACTGAAAATGCATACAGAATGGGAAAACAATTCAAAAGCATCGGGTGACAAAGGTCATGTTTCAGAGGAAGATGTCGGGGTTGTGAAAGTTATGGGACTAGACATTCAGGCTCTGATCAAGGAACAAGAAAACATCAAG GCCATGCTAGTGAAAATGCATACAGAATGGGAAAACAATTCAAAAGCATCGGGTGACAAAGGTCATGTTTCAGAGGAAGATGTTGAGGTTGTGAAAGCGATGGGACTAGACATTCAGGCTCTAATCAAGGAACAAGAAAACATCAAG GAATTATTATGGACTTCTGACAGTACTATCAAGTCAGTCACAAATGAG GTTCAAATTCTTGCGGCGGAATCAAGAAAGATGAACTCTGATGTATACAATATATGGTCATTGGCCAACGATACAGAGAAAACTGTTGAAGCTCTACATTCAGATGTCAAAAAG CAGGTTCAGGTTCTAACAGATGAATCAAGAAAGCTGGGCTCTAGTATTCGCCAGGTATGGTCATTGGCAAAGGATACTGGAAAGAAGGTTGAAACTCTATATGCAGATATTGAAAAG GTTCAAATTGTAAGTGATATGTCAAGAAAGATGGAGTCTAATATGCATAAAATGTGGTCTTATGCAAAGAAGACAGAGAAGAGGGTTGAAGACCTATATTCAGATGTCAAGAAG GGTTTCAAGAAGAATGGACCGAAAATTCCTTTCTGGACGAACTGA